One segment of Zhihengliuella halotolerans DNA contains the following:
- a CDS encoding DinB family protein, whose protein sequence is MSTREENTAENAGWVPDSKDWTWVLAETCPECGADVSAMSPQDVAAAIRDCLPAWRELLIDTSDDDAALRTRPEPNTWSPLEYAAHVRDVFRIMHYRLDLMLREDVPTFPDWDQDATAREDRYLEQDPRTVAIQLASAGRGLADAFDSVLARDIGRRGLRSNGSEFTVETLSRYAWHDIAHHLHDLELA, encoded by the coding sequence ATGAGCACGCGTGAAGAGAACACCGCCGAGAACGCCGGCTGGGTGCCGGACTCCAAGGACTGGACCTGGGTCCTCGCCGAGACCTGCCCCGAGTGCGGTGCAGACGTCTCCGCGATGTCTCCGCAGGACGTGGCCGCGGCGATCCGCGACTGCCTGCCGGCCTGGCGCGAACTGCTGATCGACACGTCCGACGACGACGCGGCGCTGCGCACGCGGCCCGAGCCGAACACCTGGTCGCCGTTGGAGTACGCGGCCCACGTGCGGGACGTCTTCCGGATCATGCACTACCGCCTCGACCTGATGCTGCGCGAGGACGTGCCGACGTTCCCGGACTGGGACCAGGATGCGACGGCGCGCGAGGACCGGTACCTCGAGCAGGATCCGCGCACGGTCGCGATCCAGCTGGCCTCGGCCGGGCGGGGTCTCGCGGATGCCTTCGACTCGGTCCTGGCCCGGGACATCGGCCGCCGGGGGCTGCGTAGCAACGGCTCCGAATTCACCGTCGAAACGCTCTCCCGCTACGCCTGGCACGACATCGCGCACCACCTGCACGACCTCGAGCTGGCCTGA